The Drechmeria coniospora strain ARSEF 6962 chromosome 02, whole genome shotgun sequence genome has a segment encoding these proteins:
- a CDS encoding G protein beta subunit — translation MNSQGTNDVSPEAMQARVQQARREAETLKDRIKRKKDELSDTTLRAVAQQAHEPIPKNQLMKAKRTLKGHLAKIYAMHWSTDRRHLVSASQDGKLIIWDAYTTNKVHAIPLRSSWVMTCAYAPSGNFVACGGLDNICSIYNLNQQRDGPTRVAKELSGHAGYLSCCRFINDRAILTSSGDMTCMKWDIETGQKVTEFADHLGDVMSISLNPTNQNTFISGACDAFAKLWDIRAGKAVQTFAGHESDINAIQFFPDGHSFVTGSDDATCRLFDIRADRELNVYGSESIMCGITSVATSVSGRLLFAGYDDFECKVWDVTRGEKVGSLVGHENRVSCLGVSNDGISLCTGSWDSLLKIWAY, via the exons ATGAATTCGCAGGGCACCAACGACGTGTCCCCCGAGGCCATGCAGGCGCGGGTCCAGCAGGCGCGtcgcgaggccgagacgctCAAGGATCGCATCAAGCGCAAGAAGGACGAGCTGTCCGACACGACAC tgcgcgccgtcgcccagcaGGCGCACGAGCCCATCCCCAAGAACCAGCTGATGAAGGCGAAGCGCACGCTCAAGGGCCACCTGGCCAAGATTTACGCCATGCACTGGTCCACGGACCGGAGGCACCTCGTCTCGGCGTCGCAGGACGGCAAGCTCATCATCTGGGACGCGTACACGACCAACAAGGTGCACGCCATCCCCCTGCGCTCCTCGTGGGTCATGACCTGCGCCTACGCGCCGAGCGGAAACTTCGTCGCctgcggcggcctcgacaacATCTGCTCCATCTACAACCTCAACCAGCAGCGCGACGGGCCGACGCGCGTCGCCAAGGAGCTCTCGGGCCACGCCGGCTACCTCTCCTGCTGTCGCTTCATCAACGACCGCGCCATCCTGACCTCGTCGGGCGACATGACGTGCATGAAGTGGGACATTGAGACGGGCCAGAAGGTGACCGAGTTTGCCGACCACCTGGGCGACGTCATGAGCATCAGCCTCAACCCGACCAACCAAAACACCTTCATCTCGGGCGCCTGCGACGCCTTCGCGAAGCTCTGGGACATCCGTGCCGGCAAGGCCGTCCAGACCTTTGCCGGCCACGAATCCGACATCAACGCCATCCAGTTCTTCCCCGACGGCCACTCCTTCGTCACGggatccgacgacgccaccTGCCGTCTCTTCGACATCCGCGCCGATCGGGAGCTGAACGTCTACGGC TCCGAGTCCATCATGTGCGGCATCACATCCGTCGCCACGTCCGTCTCCGGACGGCTCCTCTTCGCCGGCTACGATGATTTCGAGTGCAAG GTCTGGGATGTCACCCGGGGTGAAAAGGTCggctcgctcgtcggccacgagaACAGGGTCAGCTGCTTGGGCGTGAGCAACGACGGCATAAGCCTGTGCACCGGCTCGTGGGATTCCTTG CTGAAAATATGGGCCTATTAA
- a CDS encoding phosducin-like protein, with translation MASTAAQDEFNNLVSRNAARSKLHPEDRDDASASDRDQQQRRRNDDIDEETYHQRAQIDAAMRVPTGAAELKLPPASFDSGRTTGVKGVIADARSFQAARQMKWIDRARSARKTIFGGAASNGARSDSETDDDAQGAANHSDEESFLQQWRESRRRELESSSTSGVRNRRTSPSVRVYGRLDEVDAMGYLDAIEKVHREAKVVVFVHDNECAVSASIEEAILPLVRDHPTIHFVKVHYDDIEFDPAAVPSLLAYQNQGDLFANLTGIIEMMPNDDTFGSDALAKILRQHKVL, from the exons ATGGCTTCCACCGCCGCCCAAGACGAATTTAACAATCTCGTGAGCAGAAACGCAGCGCGCTCGAAGCTGCATCCCGAAGATCGCGACGACGCCAGTGCCAGTGACAGAgaccagcagcagcggcggcgcaacgacgacatcgacgaggagacgtACCATCAGAGGGCCCAgatcgacgccgccatgcGCGTTCCCACCGGCGCGGCGGAGCTCAAGCTTCCCCCGGCCTCCTTCGACAGCGGCCGCACGACGGGGGTCAAGGGagtcatcgccgacgcccgatCCTTCCAGGCGGCGCGCCAGATGAAATGGATAGACCGTGCCCGGTCCGCTCGGAAGACCatcttcggcggcgcggcgagcAACGGAGCCAGGAGCGACAGCGAGACGGATGACGACGCGCAGGGCGCCGCCAACCACTCGGACGAGGAATCCTTCCTGCAGCAGTGGCGGGAGAGCCGGAGGCGGGAGCTGGAGAGCAGCTCCACCTCGGGCGTGCGCAACAGGCGGACGAGCCCGAGCGTGCGCGTGTACGGCCGGCTGGACGAGGTGGACGCCATGGGCTATCTGGACGCCATCGAAAAGGTGCACCGCGAGGCAaaggtcgtcgtcttcgtccacGACAACGAG tGCGCCGTCTCGGCTTCCATCGAGGAAGCCATCCTGCCGCTCGTCAGGGACCACCCGACCATTCATTTCGTCAAGGTTCACTACGACGACATCGAGTTCGAccccgccgccgtgccgtcCCTGCTGGCCTACCAAAACCAGGGAGACCTCTTCGCCAACCTGACGGGCATCATCGAGATGATGCCCAACGACGACACTTTCGGCAGCGACGCGCTCGCCAAGATCCTGCGCCAGCACAAAGTCCTGtag
- a CDS encoding hypothetical protein (related to transcription initiation factor IIF 30K chain) — protein MLVERKVKVVTDQHPIDKPSPVEEFPMREWSLRLQLLDEDGNERPADVFTKVVYHLHPTFANPVQTFTKPPFTCTNEGWGEFEITVECFTTEKTKLAPIIHDLNFQLEKYEVTHTVTFKNPSQALQERLRETGPLPTDEDRPKKKGLATKKGTQKHDYEKIAEALEKLEEEDLLRVIQLINENKGPDTYIRSDVEVDNLGEAGEFSIDLYTMPDQLTTKLWEHLPLPRRTRTGTGDVSSIETLQPQSVKEPPRAARAGRVDNENTGRS, from the exons atgtTGGTCGAG CGCAAAGTCAAGGTCGTTACGGACCAGCATCCGAT CGACAAGCCCTCACCGGTCGAGGAGTTTCCAATGCGAGAATGGAGCCTGCGGTTGCAGctgctggacgaggatggcaaCGAGCGACCTGCCGACGTCTTCACCAAGGTCGTCTACCATCTGCATCCGACATTTGCCAACCCCGTCCAGA CCTTCACCAAGCCCCCCTTCACTTGCACCAACGAGGGCTGGGGAGAGTTTGAGATTACCGTCGAGTGTTTCacgacggagaagacgaAGCTGGCGCCCATCATCCACGATCTCAACTTCCAGCTGGAGAAGTACGAGGTGACGCATACCGTCACCTTCAAGAACCCCTCCCAAGCGTTGCAGGAGAGGTTGCGCGAGACGGGACCGCtgccgacggacgaggatCGCCCCAAAAAGAAGGGTCTGGCGACGAAAAAGGGGACGCAGAAGCATGACTACGAAAAGATtgccgaggcgctcgagaagctcgaggaggaggacctGCTGCGCGTCATACAGCTCATCAACGAGAACAAGGGACCGGACACGTACATCAGGAGCGATGTCGAAG TTGACAACCTCGGTGAAGCTGGCGAGTTCTCCATCGACCTGTACACGATGCCAGATCAACTCACGACCAAACTCTGGGAGCACCTT CCTTTGCCTCGCCGGACTAGGACTGGGACTGGAGACGTCTCGAGCATCGAGACTCTGCAGCCGCAGTCCGTGAAGGAGCCGCCCCGAGCAGCCCGAGCAGGAAGGGTCGACAACGAGAACACCGGAAGGAGTTAA
- a CDS encoding bifunctional purine biosynthetic protein Ade1 — translation MADVRILLIGNGGREHALAWKLSQSARVDSIFAVPGNGGTATLPKVTNVTSVSAQDFPGLVQFAVSNGVNLVVPGPEAPLVDGIEAFFRKAGIPCFGPSKEAARLEGSKTYSKDFMNKYNIPTAAFGNFSDYDEAVRYLDGVDHDVVVKASGLAAGKGVILPRTKEEAKLGLKQLMVEKEFGAAGDEVVIEELLLGDELSVLTFCDGYTFKSLPLAQDHKRIFDGDQGPNTGGMGCYAPTNIATEELVERIDREILGPTISGMRREKQPFRGVLFTGLMITSSGPKVLEYNVRFGDPETQTVLPLLSADTDLAEIMLACAHGYLDNLDLKVENKFSATVVIAAGGYPGSYAKGTPMHVQPPKPGTAVFHAGTTLDGDRLKTSGGRVIAVNSVGDSLKAAVDGAYDALSSNIITFDGMFFRKDIAHRAFRDQTKESMTYAQAGVDIQAGNDFVEKIKTAVASTKRPGADAEIGGFGGELDLSRCGYAAAPILVGAIDGVGTKLMIAQSMRKHDTVGIDLVAMNVNDLIVQGATPLMFLDYYGCSKLDLPSAASFVEGVADGCRQAGCALVGGETAEMPGMYQGEDYDAAGCAVGAVTPSLRLPRKEAMVEGDVLLGLASHGVHSNGFSLVRRVVQSAGLQYESRAPWDESKTVGESLLTPTRIYVKSLLPVLDQVKGLAHITGGGLLENVPRMLPDTLAAEIEFGTWEVPPVFQWLKTNGNVAPAEMCRTFNSGIGMVIAVDAAKANAVTRALETSEKVFRLGRLVQRSQGQAGCSIQKLDSWA, via the coding sequence ATGGCCGACGTCCGCATCCTCCTCATCGGCAACGGAGGCCGTGAGCACGCTCTGGCCTGGAAATTGAGCCAGTCAGCACGAGTCGACTCCATCTTTGCCGTCCCCGGAAATGGTGGAACGGCGACCCTCCCCAAGGTGACCAACGTCACTTCCGTTTCCGCCCAGGACTTCCCCGGGCTCGTCCAGTTTGCCGTGTCGAATGGCGTCAACCTGGTGGTGCCCGGACCCGAGGcgccgctcgtcgacggcatcgaggcctTCTTCAGAAAGGCCGGCATTCCCTGCTTTGGCCCCTCCAAGGAGGCGGCCCGTCTCGAGGGTAGCAAGACGTACTCGAAGGATTTCATGAACAAGTACAACATtccgacggccgccttcgGGAACTTTTCCGActacgacgaggccgtccgctacctcgacggcgtcgaccatgacgtcgtcgtcaaagcctccggcctcgccgccggaaAGGGCGTCATCCTCCCGCGGACgaaggaggaggccaagCTTGGCCTGAAGCAGCTCATGGTGGAGAAGGAGtttggcgccgccggcgacgaggtcgtcatcgaggagctcctcctcggtgaCGAGCTGAGCGTCCTCACCTTCTGCGACGGCTACACTTTCAAGTCACTACCCCTCGCCCAGGACCACAAGCGCATCTTCGACGGAGACCAGGGCCCCAACACGGGCGGCATGGGTTGCTACGCGCCCACCAACATCGCCACCGAGGAGCTGGTCGAGAGGATCGACCGAGAGATTCTCGGCCCTACCATCTCCGGCATGCGCCGGGAGAAGCAGCCCTTCCGCGGCGTCCTCTTCACCGGCCTCATGATCACGAGCTCGGGCCCCAAGGTGCTCGAGTACAACGTGCGGTTCGGCGACCCCGAGACCCAGAcggtgctgccgctgctgtcTGCGGACACGGATCTGGCCGAAATCATGCTCGCGTGCGCCCATgggtacctcgacaacctgGATCTCAAGGTGGAGAACAAGTTCAGTGCGAcggtcgtcatcgccgctgGAGGGTACCCCGGCTCCTACGCCAAGGGCACGCCGATGCACGTCCAGCCGCCCAAGCCTGGCACCGCCGTCTTTCATGCCGGCACCACCCTGGACGGGGATCGGTTGAAGACATCGGGAGGccgcgtcatcgccgtcaacTCGGTCGGCGACTCGCTcaaggctgccgtcgacggcgcctaCGACGCCCTGTCCTCCAACATCATCACCTTTGACGGCATGTTCTTCCGAAAGGACATTGCCCACCGTGCGTTCCGCGACCAGACCAAGGAGAGCATGACGTATGCGCAGGCGGGCGTGGACATCCAAGCGGGCAACGACTTTGTCGAGAAGAtcaagacggccgtcgccagcaCCAAGCGCcccggtgccgacgccgagatcGGTGGCTTTGGCGGCGAGCTTGACCTCTCCCGGTGCGGATACGCGGCCGCCCCGATCCTCGTCGGTGCCATCGATGGTGTCGGAACGAAGCTCATGATCGCGCAGTCGATGAGGAAGCACGACACGGTCGGCATCGACTTGGTGGCGATGAACGTCAACGACCTCATCGTCCAGGGCGCCACCCCGCTCATGTTCCTCGACTACTACGGTTGCAGCAAGCTGGACCTCCcatccgccgcctccttcgtcGAGGGCGTTGCCGATGGCTGCCGGCAAGCAGGGTGCGCCTTGGTCGGCGGAGAGACGGCGGAGATGCCGGGCATGTATCAGGGGGAAGACTACGACGCGGCCGGCTGCGCTGTCGGTGCGGTGACGCCTTCGCTCAGGCTACCCCGGAAGGAGGCCatggtcgagggcgacgtccTCCTGGGCCTGGCGTCCCACGGCGTCCACTCCAACGGTTTCTCGCTCGTGAGGAGGGTTGTGCAGAGTGCGGGCCTGCAGTACGAGTCTCGGGCGCCCTGGGACGAGTCCAAGACGGTGGGCGAATCGCTCCTGACCCCGACCCGGATCTACGTCAAGAGCCTTCTACCTGTTCTGGATCAGGTCAAGGGCCTCGCCCACATCACGGGCGGCGGTCTTCTCGAGAACGTGCCGCGGATGCTACCCGACAccctcgcggccgagattGAGTTTGGCACGTGGGAGGTTCCTCCGGTCTTCCAATGGCTCAAGACGAACGGCAACGTTGCGCCGGCAGAAATGTGCCGCACCTTCAACTCGGGCATCGGAAtggtcatcgccgtcgacgcggccaaggccaatGCTGTGACGCGGGCGCTCGAGACATCGGAGAAGGTGTTCCGGCTGGGTCGGCTGGTCCAGCGTAGTCAGGGGCAGGCCGGCTGCAGCATCCAAAAGCTGGATTCCTGGGCGTAG